The proteins below are encoded in one region of Triticum aestivum cultivar Chinese Spring chromosome 1B, IWGSC CS RefSeq v2.1, whole genome shotgun sequence:
- the LOC123149993 gene encoding probable pectinesterase 56, translating into MSPPTMFTLQLLLVLVAATTTAAPAVLGGGKHHRGVLSTPVRRLKPDVRVSKIGGGGAGGGAVTVTSVGEALRLWNNLTGGHFVIYVTAGTYEEQIIVQQRRTNVVLIGDGVGRTIITGALSDRTGHNVMQSATISVFADGFMARDVTIQNTAGGPGINQAVALRVQADRAVFYRCQIHGYQDTLMAELHLQFYRECEISGTVDFIFGDATAVFQDCIVLARRPADGKHDVITAQGRGAHLGGSGFVLQNCSITTAPGETYLGRPWKDHATVVYMLCTIDDIIHADGWVAWNKTNPKERVKGGVTPGHEGHLFFGEFANHGAGANVDHRVDWHGFHRLNEAQARLYAPGRFIQGGAWLPQTGVPHYLGLRDGE; encoded by the exons ATGTCGCCGCCTACCATGTTCACGTTGCAGCTGCTCCTTGTCCTGGTGGCCGCAACCACCACGGCCGCTCCTGCGGTCCTCGGCGGAGGAAAGCACCACCGCGGCGTCCTCAGCACCCCCGTCCGCCGGCTCAAGCCGGACGTGCGGGTGTCgaagatcggcggcggcggcgccggcggcggcgctgtcaCCGTCACCTCCGTCGGCGAGGCGTTGCGTCTCTGGAATAATCTGACAGGAGGGCACTTCGTCATCTATGTGACCGCCGGCACCTACGAAGAGCAGATCATCGTACAACAAAGGCGCACCAACGTGGTGCTTATCGGCGACGGCGTCGGCCGCACAATCATCACGGGAGCCCTGTCCGATAGGACAGGGCACAACGTGATGCAATCGGCCACAATCA GTGTGTTTGCTGATGGTTTCATGGCTCGGGACGTGACGATTCAAAACACGGCGGGCGGGCCAGGCATCAACCAGGCCGTGGCTCTCCGGGTCCAGGCTGACCGAGCCGTGTTCTACCGGTGCCAGATACACGGGTATCAGGACACCCTCATGGCCGAATTGCACCTGCAATTCTACCGTGAGTGTGAGATATCAGGCACCGTAGACTTTATTTTTGGGGATGCGACAGCCGTGTTTCAGGACTGCATCGTCTTGGCACGCCGGCCGGCCGACGGCAAACACGACGTCATCACCGCTCAAGGCCGCGGAGCACATCTCGGTGGTTCTGGGTTCGTGCTGCAGAACTGCAGCATCACCACGGCGCCAGGGGAGACCTACCTGGGCCGTCCTTGGAAGGACCACGCAACCGTGGTGTACATGTTATGCACCATCGACGACATCATCCACGCGGACGGATGGGTGGCTTGGAACAAGACCAACCCCAAGGAACGCGTCAAAGGTGGCGTCACTCCTGGCCACGAGGGCCACCTTTTCTTTGGTGAGTTCGCGAACCACGGCGCCGGCGCCAATGTCGACCACCGCGTCGACTGGCATGGGTTTCATCGCCTCAACGAGGCACAGGCTAGGCTGTATGCGCCGGGGAGGTTCATCCAGGGAGGCGCCTGGCTTCCCCAGACAGGGGTCCCACATTATCTGGGCCTCCGTGATGGTGAGTAG